A genomic segment from Alistipes senegalensis JC50 encodes:
- a CDS encoding M48 family metallopeptidase, protein MNKLFYLFAAALLVAAYPTGASAQLKIGGKKLNAGKLLSAGKDVAKAITLSDDDIARLSRESVEWMDAHNPVVDDSTSYGARLKRLTEGITEVDGLPLNFKVYLVVDVNAFACGDGSIRVFAALMDLMDDDELMSIIGHEIGHVVHADTKHAMKNAYLASAARNAAGAAEGSALAKLSDSQLGEVVTAFTDAQFSQKQEYAADEYGFEFAVKHGFSPYGMSNSLNKLVELSKGAKASTVQKMFSSHPDSEKRAARMKEKADAYTAAQQ, encoded by the coding sequence ATGAACAAACTTTTCTATCTGTTCGCAGCCGCACTCCTCGTTGCGGCATACCCGACGGGCGCTTCGGCCCAACTTAAAATCGGAGGTAAGAAACTCAATGCCGGAAAACTCCTCAGCGCCGGCAAAGACGTTGCCAAAGCCATCACGCTCAGCGACGACGACATCGCCCGTCTGAGCCGCGAATCGGTCGAGTGGATGGATGCCCACAACCCCGTGGTAGACGATTCGACGAGTTACGGCGCACGCCTCAAAAGGCTTACCGAAGGCATCACCGAGGTCGATGGCCTGCCGCTCAACTTCAAGGTCTACCTCGTGGTGGATGTCAACGCTTTCGCCTGCGGAGACGGTTCGATCCGGGTTTTCGCAGCCCTGATGGACCTGATGGACGACGACGAACTGATGTCGATCATCGGCCATGAAATCGGCCACGTGGTGCACGCCGACACGAAACACGCGATGAAAAACGCCTACCTCGCCTCCGCAGCGCGCAACGCCGCCGGAGCTGCCGAAGGCAGCGCGCTGGCCAAGCTCAGCGACTCGCAGCTGGGCGAGGTCGTAACGGCCTTCACCGATGCGCAGTTCTCGCAGAAACAGGAGTATGCCGCCGACGAATACGGCTTCGAGTTCGCCGTGAAACACGGTTTCAGCCCCTACGGCATGAGCAATTCGCTCAACAAGCTGGTCGAACTGTCCAAAGGCGCCAAAGCCTCCACGGTGCAGAAAATGTTCTCCTCGCACCCCGACAGCGAAAAAC
- a CDS encoding acetyl-CoA hydrolase/transferase family protein, whose product MTTKPIHFTTPEEAVKVIKSGDHVHLSSVASAPQCLINAMCKRGEAGELKDVHVHHLHTEGPAPYADPKFEGVFQLDSFFVGANVRKVTQSGHADYIPIFLSETQKLYRCGAVPCNVAMIQVCPPDKHGYVSLGTSVDATLAAVECADHVIAVVNKYVPRAFGQAMIPMSKIDIFVQDDTPLIEAKFSEPNEVETAIGRNCAALIEDGATLQMGIGAIPNAVLSQLGGHKNLGIHTEMFADGVLPLVEKGVINGEAKKTDPGKMVSTFLMGSQRVYDFIDDNPGVLMMDVGYTNDPYIISQNDRFVAINSALQVDLTGQVSADSLGTKFWSGVGGQIDFVYGASLSKGGKAIIAMPSITNKGVSKICPTLLDGAGVVTTRNHIHWFVTEFGAVDLYGKTMQERARLLISVAHPSAREELDRAAFERWGSHHHYIKGYMG is encoded by the coding sequence ATGACTACTAAACCCATCCATTTCACCACGCCCGAGGAGGCCGTCAAGGTCATCAAATCGGGTGACCACGTGCACCTGAGCTCGGTGGCATCGGCACCCCAGTGTCTGATCAACGCCATGTGCAAGCGCGGCGAGGCCGGCGAACTGAAAGACGTACACGTCCATCACCTCCACACCGAGGGTCCGGCGCCCTATGCCGATCCCAAATTCGAGGGCGTGTTCCAACTCGACTCGTTCTTCGTGGGCGCCAACGTCCGCAAGGTGACGCAGAGCGGCCATGCCGACTATATTCCGATCTTCCTGAGCGAAACGCAGAAGCTGTACCGCTGCGGCGCCGTTCCGTGCAACGTGGCGATGATTCAGGTCTGCCCGCCCGACAAGCACGGCTACGTGTCGCTGGGTACGTCGGTGGACGCTACGCTGGCCGCCGTGGAGTGCGCCGACCACGTGATCGCCGTGGTGAACAAGTACGTTCCCCGCGCCTTCGGTCAGGCGATGATCCCGATGTCGAAGATCGACATCTTCGTGCAGGACGACACCCCGCTGATCGAAGCCAAGTTCTCGGAGCCGAACGAGGTCGAAACGGCCATCGGACGGAACTGCGCGGCGCTGATCGAAGACGGCGCAACGTTGCAGATGGGTATCGGAGCCATTCCGAACGCCGTGCTCAGCCAGCTGGGAGGCCACAAGAATCTGGGTATCCACACCGAAATGTTCGCCGACGGCGTGCTGCCGCTGGTGGAGAAGGGCGTCATCAACGGCGAAGCCAAGAAGACCGACCCGGGCAAGATGGTTTCGACCTTCCTGATGGGTTCGCAGCGCGTCTACGACTTTATCGACGACAACCCGGGCGTGCTGATGATGGACGTGGGCTATACGAACGATCCCTACATCATTTCGCAGAACGACCGCTTCGTGGCCATCAACTCGGCCCTGCAAGTAGACCTGACGGGCCAGGTTTCGGCCGACTCGCTGGGCACGAAATTCTGGTCGGGTGTGGGCGGTCAGATCGACTTTGTTTACGGAGCTTCGCTCTCGAAGGGCGGCAAGGCCATCATCGCCATGCCTTCGATCACCAACAAGGGCGTATCGAAGATCTGCCCGACGCTGCTCGACGGCGCCGGCGTGGTGACGACCCGCAACCACATCCACTGGTTCGTGACGGAGTTCGGCGCCGTGGATCTCTACGGCAAGACCATGCAGGAGCGTGCTCGCCTGCTGATCAGCGTGGCGCACCCCTCGGCCCGCGAGGAGCTCGACCGGGCGGCTTTCGAGCGCTGGGGATCGCATCACCACTACATCAAGGGATACATGGGATAA
- the infB gene encoding translation initiation factor IF-2, whose protein sequence is MGNERKLRLIQVAKEFNVGLNTITDFLQKKGIKSDGSPNTLVDADTYAVLEKEFGANRSAAGARDSIRERISLKQTTITLEEAKKQEREEEKEVVIKSNVISVKDEIQQPKFLGKIDLSPKPKAKAAPAPQPKAEEAPKAPEAPKAAPAPEVKAEAPAPAPQPKAEEAPKAPEAPKAAPAPEVKAETPAPAPQPKAEEAPKAPEAPQPAASAPEAPKPEPPKDNIFRPETVTLTGPQVLGTMDVSGFVAGGKHKRKRLQKEKVDVSKAPKGNAQGGGNRQGQGGQNNRPGGQGQNRSGQGGQNNQPRPGEGRRNKGKNAPKPIVRPEVSDEEVSKQVKDTLARLTAKGAKSKSAKYRKDKREAVAERMNEEFEREAMERKTLKVTEFVTVSELATMMNVAPTEVIMACMNLGLMVSINQRLDAEALVVVAEEFGYKTEFVSVEIQEAIADDSEDKEEDLVPRPPIVTVMGHVDHGKTSLLDNIRKTNVIEGEAGGITQHIGAYSVVLNGQKITFLDTPGHEAFTAMRARGAAVTDVAIIIVAADDNVMPQTIEAINHAQAAGVPMVFAINKIDKPNANPDHIKEQLSQMNYLVESWGGKYQDQEVSAKKGINLDKLLEKVLLEAEMLDLKANPNKKAQGTVIESTLDKGRGYVSTILVQSGTLRVGDVILSGTYTGRVKAMFNENGKKVETAGPSTPVQVLGLNGAPQAGDTFNVMDDDRSAREIANKREQLARMQGIMTQKHVTLDEIGRRIAIGSFKELNIIVKGDVDGSIEAMSGSLIKLSKETVQVNVIHAAVGQISESDVLLAAASNAIIVGFQVRPSASARKLAEKEEIEIRLYSIIYDAINDIKDAIEGMLEPVMKEEIVASVEVLEIFKITKVGTVAGCMVREGKLQRSTPIRVIRDGIVIYTGKLGSLKRFKDDVKEVVVGQDCGLNIESFNDIRVGDIVEGYEQVEVKRK, encoded by the coding sequence ATGGGTAACGAAAGAAAATTAAGGCTCATTCAGGTTGCAAAGGAGTTCAACGTCGGTCTGAACACGATCACGGACTTCCTGCAAAAGAAGGGCATCAAGAGCGACGGATCGCCCAATACGCTGGTCGATGCGGACACCTATGCCGTTTTGGAGAAGGAGTTCGGGGCGAACCGCAGCGCTGCCGGCGCACGCGACTCGATCCGTGAGCGCATCTCCCTGAAACAGACGACCATCACCCTCGAAGAAGCCAAAAAGCAGGAGCGCGAGGAAGAAAAGGAGGTCGTCATCAAAAGCAATGTCATCAGCGTAAAGGACGAGATCCAGCAGCCGAAATTCCTCGGCAAGATCGACCTTTCGCCCAAACCCAAGGCCAAGGCGGCCCCGGCTCCGCAGCCCAAGGCGGAGGAGGCTCCGAAGGCTCCCGAAGCGCCGAAAGCCGCTCCGGCACCCGAGGTGAAGGCCGAAGCTCCCGCCCCGGCTCCGCAGCCCAAGGCGGAGGAGGCTCCGAAGGCTCCCGAAGCGCCGAAAGCCGCTCCGGCACCCGAGGTGAAGGCCGAAACTCCCGCCCCGGCTCCGCAGCCCAAGGCGGAGGAGGCCCCGAAAGCCCCCGAGGCACCCCAACCCGCAGCATCCGCACCGGAAGCTCCGAAGCCGGAGCCTCCGAAAGACAATATCTTCCGTCCGGAGACCGTGACCCTCACGGGTCCGCAGGTGCTCGGCACGATGGACGTGTCGGGCTTCGTCGCCGGCGGCAAGCACAAACGCAAACGGCTCCAAAAGGAAAAAGTGGATGTCAGCAAGGCCCCGAAGGGCAATGCGCAGGGCGGCGGCAACCGTCAGGGCCAGGGCGGGCAGAACAACCGTCCGGGCGGCCAGGGCCAGAACCGCAGCGGCCAGGGAGGACAGAACAACCAGCCCCGTCCGGGCGAAGGACGCCGTAACAAGGGCAAGAACGCCCCCAAACCGATCGTACGCCCCGAAGTGAGCGACGAAGAGGTATCGAAGCAGGTAAAGGACACCCTGGCGCGCCTGACGGCCAAGGGTGCCAAGAGCAAGAGTGCGAAATACCGCAAGGACAAGCGCGAAGCCGTGGCCGAACGCATGAACGAGGAGTTCGAACGCGAGGCAATGGAGCGCAAGACGCTCAAGGTCACGGAATTCGTGACCGTCAGCGAGCTGGCCACGATGATGAACGTCGCGCCGACGGAGGTCATCATGGCCTGCATGAACCTCGGACTGATGGTGTCGATCAACCAGCGTCTCGACGCCGAAGCGCTCGTGGTCGTCGCCGAGGAGTTCGGCTACAAGACCGAATTCGTCTCGGTGGAGATTCAGGAGGCCATCGCCGACGACAGCGAGGACAAGGAGGAGGATCTGGTGCCGCGCCCGCCGATCGTGACGGTCATGGGACACGTCGATCACGGTAAGACCTCGCTGCTGGACAACATCCGCAAAACCAACGTCATCGAAGGCGAGGCCGGCGGCATCACCCAGCACATCGGCGCATACAGCGTGGTGCTGAACGGACAGAAGATCACGTTCCTCGACACCCCGGGCCACGAAGCCTTCACGGCCATGCGTGCGCGCGGCGCCGCCGTCACGGACGTTGCCATCATCATCGTCGCAGCCGACGACAACGTCATGCCGCAGACCATCGAGGCGATCAACCACGCGCAGGCCGCCGGCGTGCCGATGGTATTCGCCATCAACAAGATCGACAAACCCAACGCCAACCCCGACCACATCAAGGAACAGCTCTCGCAGATGAACTACCTCGTGGAGTCGTGGGGCGGCAAATACCAGGACCAGGAGGTTTCGGCCAAGAAGGGCATCAACCTCGACAAACTGCTCGAAAAGGTGCTGCTGGAAGCCGAGATGCTCGACCTGAAAGCCAATCCCAACAAGAAGGCGCAGGGTACGGTCATCGAATCAACGCTCGACAAGGGCCGCGGCTACGTCTCGACGATCCTGGTGCAGAGCGGTACGCTCCGCGTCGGCGACGTGATCCTCTCGGGAACCTACACGGGCCGCGTGAAGGCGATGTTCAACGAGAACGGCAAGAAGGTGGAGACGGCAGGTCCCTCGACACCCGTGCAGGTGCTCGGTCTGAACGGCGCCCCGCAGGCCGGCGACACGTTCAACGTCATGGACGACGACCGCTCGGCGCGCGAGATCGCCAACAAGCGCGAACAGCTGGCCCGCATGCAGGGCATCATGACCCAGAAGCACGTGACGCTCGACGAGATCGGCCGACGCATCGCCATCGGCTCGTTCAAGGAGCTGAACATCATCGTCAAGGGCGACGTGGACGGGTCGATCGAGGCCATGTCCGGATCGCTCATCAAGCTCTCGAAGGAGACCGTGCAGGTCAACGTCATCCACGCCGCCGTGGGTCAGATTTCCGAGTCCGACGTTCTGCTGGCCGCCGCTTCGAACGCCATCATCGTCGGCTTCCAGGTGCGTCCGTCGGCATCGGCGCGCAAGCTGGCCGAGAAGGAGGAGATCGAAATCCGCCTCTACTCGATCATCTACGACGCCATCAACGACATCAAGGACGCCATCGAAGGCATGCTGGAACCCGTGATGAAGGAGGAGATCGTGGCATCGGTCGAAGTGCTCGAAATCTTCAAGATCACGAAGGTCGGAACCGTCGCCGGATGTATGGTCCGCGAAGGCAAGCTGCAACGCTCGACCCCGATCCGCGTCATCCGCGACGGCATCGTGATCTACACGGGCAAACTGGGTTCGCTCAAACGCTTCAAGGACGACGTGAAGGAGGTCGTGGTCGGACAGGACTGCGGTCTGAACATCGAATCGTTCAACGACATCCGTGTCGGCGACATCGTCGAAGGCTACGAACAGGTAGAAGTGAAACGCAAGTAA
- the nusA gene encoding transcription termination factor NusA, producing the protein MDNLNLISNFAEFKELKNIDKSTMIGVLEDVFRHALQKQYETDENFDVIINPEKGDLEIWRNRTVVEDGAVENPNTQIAVSEVKAIDPTYEIGDDYADEIKLQSFGRRAVLSLRQNLASRILDLEKASLYEKYSEKVGEIVTGEVYQVWKKEVLILDDEENELILPKAEQIPNDFYRKGDTIKAIVKSVEMNNNQPRIILSRTANQFLERLFEQEVPEIFDGLITIKKIVRIPGERAKVAVESYDERIDPVGACVGMKGSRIYSIVKELRNENIDVVNYTANPSLMIQRSLNPAKVSSITIDEEKMTASVYLKPDQVSLAIGKGGLNIRLSKMLTGYDIDVYREIEEEDVALTEFADEIDGWIIEALKAAGCDTAKSVLELPVEEIAARADLEMEQAQRVVEILKAEFE; encoded by the coding sequence ATGGACAATCTCAATCTCATCAGCAACTTTGCCGAGTTCAAAGAGCTGAAGAACATCGACAAATCGACGATGATCGGCGTATTGGAGGACGTTTTCCGCCATGCGTTGCAGAAACAGTATGAAACGGACGAGAATTTCGATGTCATCATCAACCCCGAGAAGGGCGACCTCGAAATCTGGCGCAACCGCACGGTCGTCGAAGACGGCGCCGTCGAGAACCCCAACACGCAGATCGCCGTGTCGGAGGTGAAGGCCATCGACCCGACCTACGAAATCGGCGACGACTATGCCGATGAGATCAAATTGCAGTCGTTCGGACGCCGCGCCGTGCTGTCGCTGCGTCAGAACCTCGCATCGCGCATCCTCGATCTGGAAAAGGCCAGCCTCTACGAGAAATATTCGGAGAAGGTCGGCGAGATCGTCACGGGCGAGGTTTATCAGGTTTGGAAGAAAGAGGTGCTGATCCTCGACGACGAGGAAAACGAGCTGATCCTCCCCAAGGCCGAGCAGATCCCCAATGACTTCTACCGCAAGGGCGACACCATCAAGGCGATCGTCAAGTCGGTGGAGATGAACAACAACCAGCCGCGCATCATCCTGTCGCGCACGGCCAACCAGTTCCTCGAACGGCTGTTCGAACAGGAGGTCCCCGAGATTTTCGACGGGCTGATCACCATCAAGAAGATCGTCCGCATCCCGGGCGAGCGCGCCAAGGTCGCCGTGGAGTCCTACGACGAACGCATCGATCCGGTGGGAGCCTGCGTCGGCATGAAGGGTTCGCGCATCTATTCGATCGTCAAGGAGCTGCGTAACGAAAACATCGACGTTGTGAACTACACGGCCAACCCGTCGCTGATGATCCAGCGCTCGCTCAACCCCGCCAAGGTCTCCTCGATCACCATCGACGAGGAGAAGATGACCGCTTCGGTCTACCTCAAACCCGACCAGGTGTCGCTGGCCATCGGCAAGGGAGGTCTCAACATCCGCCTCTCGAAGATGCTCACCGGCTACGACATCGACGTTTACCGCGAAATCGAGGAGGAGGACGTGGCGCTGACCGAATTCGCCGACGAAATCGACGGATGGATCATCGAAGCCCTGAAAGCCGCCGGCTGCGACACCGCCAAAAGCGTGCTGGAACTGCCCGTCGAGGAGATCGCCGCCCGCGCCGATCTCGAAATGGAACAGGCGCAGAGGGTCGTCGAGATTCTGAAAGCCGAGTTCGAATAA
- the rimP gene encoding ribosome assembly cofactor RimP, whose translation MTDTKKIIEAAERHLEGTDLFVVECTSTPGNDIELTIDSDTSVGIDACAELSRAIEAELDREEEDFSLTVMSAGIGSELRSLRQYRKLVGRPAEVLLTNGVKILAKLDEATEEGITLSYEEKQAVEGKKKKQLVTVTRTYPFSEVKWTKEWLDFK comes from the coding sequence ATGACGGATACGAAAAAAATAATCGAAGCGGCGGAACGCCACCTGGAAGGCACGGACCTGTTCGTGGTGGAGTGCACCTCGACGCCGGGCAACGACATCGAACTGACGATCGACAGCGACACGTCGGTAGGCATCGACGCCTGCGCGGAACTGAGCCGCGCCATCGAGGCGGAACTCGACCGCGAGGAGGAGGATTTCTCGCTGACGGTCATGTCGGCCGGCATCGGCTCGGAACTCCGCAGCCTGCGCCAGTACCGCAAACTCGTCGGCCGGCCGGCGGAGGTGCTGCTCACGAACGGCGTCAAAATCCTGGCCAAGCTGGACGAGGCGACGGAGGAAGGCATCACCCTCTCCTACGAAGAGAAGCAGGCCGTCGAGGGCAAAAAGAAAAAACAACTGGTGACGGTCACCCGCACCTACCCTTTCTCCGAGGTCAAATGGACGAAGGAGTGGCTGGATTTCAAATAG
- the lpxA gene encoding acyl-ACP--UDP-N-acetylglucosamine O-acyltransferase has product MISNLAYVHPDAKIGANATVEPFAYIAGDVVIGDDCWIGPGAVIHDGARIGNRCRIHTAASVSCLPQDLKFAGEITTCEIGDDNDIREYVTISRGTASTGTTRIGSNNLLMAYVHVGHDVVIGSNCVIANRVSLAGEVHVGDWVVIGGHAAVHQWTHIGAHSMIQGGTLLGQDLPPYVIVRNDTLRFAGINKIGLSRRGFTPERIAEIHDACRILFQSGLNYLNGCDEVEKQIPQSPERDALIEFIRTSKRGIIKPYESKSKEE; this is encoded by the coding sequence ATGATAAGCAACCTTGCCTACGTCCACCCCGACGCGAAGATCGGGGCGAACGCCACGGTGGAGCCTTTCGCCTATATCGCCGGCGATGTCGTGATCGGCGACGACTGCTGGATCGGCCCCGGAGCCGTGATCCACGACGGCGCACGCATCGGCAACCGGTGCCGCATCCACACCGCCGCGTCGGTCTCGTGTCTGCCGCAGGACCTGAAATTCGCCGGTGAGATCACGACCTGCGAGATCGGCGACGACAACGACATCCGCGAATACGTCACGATCAGCCGCGGCACCGCCTCGACGGGAACCACGCGCATCGGTTCGAACAACCTGCTGATGGCCTACGTGCACGTGGGACACGATGTCGTCATCGGCAGCAACTGCGTGATCGCCAACCGCGTATCGCTCGCGGGCGAGGTTCACGTCGGCGACTGGGTGGTGATCGGAGGACACGCCGCCGTACACCAGTGGACCCACATCGGGGCGCACTCGATGATTCAGGGCGGCACCCTGCTGGGACAGGACCTTCCGCCCTACGTCATCGTGCGCAACGACACGCTGCGCTTCGCGGGCATCAACAAGATCGGGCTTTCGCGCCGCGGCTTCACGCCCGAGCGCATCGCCGAGATCCACGACGCCTGCCGCATCCTCTTCCAGAGCGGCCTGAACTACCTGAACGGCTGCGACGAGGTCGAGAAGCAGATTCCGCAGAGCCCCGAACGCGACGCGCTGATCGAATTCATCCGCACCTCGAAACGCGGGATCATCAAACCCTACGAATCGAAATCGAAAGAGGAGTAA
- a CDS encoding bifunctional UDP-3-O-[3-hydroxymyristoyl] N-acetylglucosamine deacetylase/3-hydroxyacyl-ACP dehydratase has protein sequence MSTKQQTLKAPISFTGKGLHSGVKVTMTINPAEAGTGIVFRRTDIEGQPVIPALCDHVVDTSRGTTIEAGGHRVSTIEHVMSALWTLGVDNAVIDIDAPETPILDGSAREYARAIAETGLTDQDAERTFYHVTEKMVYTIPEKGVAIILYPDDEFSVSVHVDYNSKVIGNQYATFNPGDDFTNKIAPCRTFVFLHELEPLMKMNLIKGGDLDNAIVVVENPVPDEQLEHLKKLFDKPDIEIKSGYLNNLELRCNNELARHKLLDLLGDFALLGVRIKGRVWATRPGHFANTEFMKQLKHAIRKAGEKPRFTYDCRKPALYDINDIRRMLPHRPPFLLVDRIFHRDETDVAGIKNVTMNEPFFVGHFPEEPVMPGVLIVEAMAQCSGILVLGGVEDPENYSTYFMKIDGVKFKRKVVPGDTLQFEIHLLEPIRRGVAVVEGKAFVGETLACEAVMMAQVVKNRK, from the coding sequence ATGTCTACCAAACAACAAACGCTGAAAGCCCCGATCTCGTTCACGGGCAAGGGCCTTCATTCGGGCGTGAAAGTAACCATGACCATCAATCCCGCCGAAGCCGGCACCGGCATCGTGTTCCGCCGCACCGACATCGAAGGGCAACCCGTAATCCCCGCCCTGTGCGACCATGTCGTCGATACCTCGCGCGGCACGACCATCGAAGCCGGCGGACACCGCGTCTCGACCATCGAGCACGTCATGTCGGCGCTCTGGACGCTGGGCGTGGACAACGCCGTCATAGATATCGACGCCCCCGAAACCCCGATCCTCGACGGATCGGCCCGCGAATACGCCCGGGCCATCGCCGAAACGGGACTGACGGATCAGGACGCCGAACGCACGTTCTACCACGTGACCGAAAAGATGGTCTACACGATCCCCGAAAAGGGCGTGGCGATCATCCTCTACCCCGACGACGAATTCTCCGTCTCGGTGCACGTGGACTACAACTCGAAGGTCATCGGCAACCAGTACGCCACCTTCAACCCCGGCGACGACTTCACGAACAAGATCGCACCCTGCCGCACGTTCGTCTTCCTGCACGAACTGGAGCCGCTGATGAAGATGAACCTCATCAAGGGCGGCGACCTCGACAACGCCATCGTGGTGGTCGAGAACCCCGTGCCCGACGAACAGCTGGAGCACCTCAAGAAGCTCTTCGACAAACCCGACATCGAGATCAAGTCGGGCTATCTGAACAACCTCGAACTGCGCTGCAACAACGAACTGGCGCGCCACAAGCTACTGGACCTGCTGGGCGACTTCGCCCTGCTGGGCGTGCGGATCAAGGGCCGCGTGTGGGCCACCCGCCCGGGCCACTTCGCCAACACGGAGTTCATGAAGCAGCTCAAACATGCCATCCGCAAGGCCGGCGAAAAACCCCGCTTCACCTACGACTGCCGCAAACCGGCGCTGTACGACATCAACGACATCCGCCGCATGCTGCCCCACCGCCCGCCGTTCCTGCTGGTGGACCGCATCTTCCACCGCGACGAGACCGACGTGGCGGGTATCAAGAACGTGACGATGAACGAACCCTTCTTCGTGGGCCACTTCCCCGAGGAGCCGGTGATGCCGGGCGTGCTGATCGTCGAAGCTATGGCGCAGTGCAGCGGCATTCTGGTGCTGGGCGGCGTGGAGGACCCCGAGAACTACTCGACCTACTTCATGAAGATCGACGGCGTGAAATTCAAGCGCAAGGTCGTGCCGGGCGACACGCTGCAATTCGAAATCCACCTGCTGGAACCCATCCGCCGCGGCGTCGCCGTGGTCGAGGGCAAGGCGTTCGTCGGCGAGACGCTCGCCTGCGAGGCCGTGATGATGGCGCAGGTAGTCAAAAACAGAAAGTAA
- a CDS encoding energy transducer TonB translates to MTENPCDSKPQAPRRPRLRLPFDNRREDAGTWAYDHRIGLCVTLIAYLALMIVFVSSKIVVGARSHQQGMYVDLQSLAELEQEKARLEREVRERRAQEEIDWRSIRNQASNENALNEKLRDDRGTNAAALNQAAAEAEARMQANREAYEQGLAEERAIRERRGREDGSEHQDRKVNRRVTVSFSLTNPVRTSRGLEVPAYLCEGGGDVVVSITVNRAGEVIGARVVEGGDECMRESALRAARSSLFNIDETAPAKQTGTITYIFIPQ, encoded by the coding sequence ATGACCGAAAATCCGTGTGACAGCAAACCTCAGGCTCCCCGCCGGCCCCGGCTCCGGCTTCCTTTCGACAACCGCAGGGAAGATGCCGGAACGTGGGCTTACGACCATCGTATCGGGTTGTGCGTGACGCTGATAGCCTATCTGGCGCTGATGATCGTCTTCGTGTCGTCGAAGATCGTCGTCGGGGCCCGTTCCCACCAGCAGGGAATGTACGTCGATTTGCAGTCGCTCGCCGAGTTGGAGCAGGAGAAGGCGCGTCTCGAACGCGAGGTGCGCGAGCGCCGGGCTCAGGAGGAGATCGACTGGCGGAGCATCCGCAACCAGGCGTCGAACGAGAACGCCCTCAACGAAAAGCTCCGGGACGACCGCGGAACCAACGCCGCGGCGCTGAACCAGGCGGCGGCCGAGGCCGAGGCGCGGATGCAGGCCAACCGCGAGGCTTACGAACAGGGGCTGGCCGAGGAGCGCGCCATCCGCGAGCGCCGCGGCAGGGAGGACGGTTCGGAGCATCAGGACCGCAAGGTCAACCGCCGTGTGACGGTCTCCTTTTCGCTGACGAATCCCGTCCGCACGTCGCGCGGGCTGGAGGTCCCGGCCTACCTGTGCGAAGGCGGCGGCGACGTAGTGGTTTCGATTACGGTGAACCGTGCCGGCGAGGTCATCGGCGCGCGCGTAGTCGAGGGCGGCGACGAATGTATGCGCGAATCGGCGTTGCGGGCGGCGCGGTCTTCGCTGTTCAACATCGACGAGACGGCTCCCGCCAAGCAGACGGGAACGATCACCTACATCTTCATTCCCCAATAG
- a CDS encoding zinc ribbon domain-containing protein has translation MYCCKDGRFAQDMTMEQMIDPCASSPMK, from the coding sequence ATCTATTGCTGCAAGGACGGCCGGTTCGCGCAGGACATGACTATGGAGCAGATGATCGACCCCTGCGCCAGTTCACCGATGAAATAA
- a CDS encoding VOC family protein translates to MAGTKYDRRTDERDDAPILSRSQTQEKQTMRYCCTVLSVSDINKARSFYEDLFGLEVCQDYGRNVLFSCGLALQQDFDWLIGIPEEQVCKKPHNVEIAFEEPDFDGFLQKLNGNPAIAFLGGVIEHDWGQRVIRFYDLDGHLIEVGEEMKMVIERFISNGMTLEEVSKRMDVSVDDLLKLLKYDV, encoded by the coding sequence GTGGCCGGGACAAAATATGACCGTAGAACAGACGAAAGAGATGATGCGCCGATTTTATCCCGATCTCAAACGCAGGAAAAACAAACTATGAGATATTGTTGTACGGTTTTATCCGTGTCGGATATAAACAAAGCCCGAAGTTTCTACGAAGACCTGTTCGGGTTGGAAGTTTGCCAGGATTATGGACGAAATGTCTTGTTCTCTTGCGGTCTGGCTTTACAGCAGGATTTCGATTGGCTCATTGGCATTCCCGAAGAACAAGTCTGTAAAAAGCCTCACAATGTTGAAATCGCCTTTGAAGAGCCTGATTTTGACGGCTTTCTGCAAAAACTGAATGGCAATCCGGCAATCGCATTCTTAGGTGGAGTCATCGAACATGATTGGGGACAACGTGTAATCCGCTTTTACGATTTGGATGGACATCTCATAGAAGTCGGCGAAGAAATGAAAATGGTCATAGAGAGATTCATCTCTAACGGAATGACTTTAGAAGAAGTTTCCAAAAGGATGGATGTTTCTGTTGATGACCTGCTGAAACTGTTGAAATACGACGTATAA